The Huiozyma naganishii CBS 8797 chromosome 1, complete genome genome window below encodes:
- the PCD1 gene encoding 8-oxo-dGTP diphosphatase (similar to Saccharomyces cerevisiae PCD1 (YLR151C); ancestral locus Anc_8.365), which translates to MPTAGSLLRNLRSFHYVPPHPVQSIWPPGRRSAVLVLLFVGARGELRVLLTRRSRNLRSFSGQVSLPGGKADDDVETFEQVARREAEEEIGLLRNPELLASQYRMTLENVNMEFPCYMSRTMLSVKPLVCFLRNCHTPGADAEASADAPLDASRFFGKLNPGETSSMFSVPLAELAHQLTSREAECDRYESKIVPWGGLSWKINHFYYPVDNPRDVSWLHTMRDLSSDDSSDEGAHTTKCRDLWGLTAKILIDVSTVALGEQLSPTGASIPAGEGRDRSLGHEELIYGLHDRAGQFQRSARSSWETQMIRGDPTAQFSDVFDAAFLAQLQQEHGDSLVF; encoded by the coding sequence ATGCCCACAGCAGGATCTCTTCTCCGTAACTTGCGGTCCTTCCATTACGTGCCCCCGCACCCCGTGCAATCGATCTGGCCTCCCGGACGGCGGTCAGCGGTGCTCGTACTGTTGTTCGTGGGCGCTCGCGGCGAGCTGCGGGTTCTGTTGACGAGACGGTCGCGCAATCTGCGCAGTTTCTCCGGCCAGGTGTCCCTCCCTGGGGGGAAAGCTGACGACGATGTGGAAACTTTCGAACAAGTCGCGCGGCGGGAGGCGGAAGAGGAGATTGGGCTACTACGGAACCCGGAATTGCTCGCTAGTCAGTACCGTATGACCTTAGAGAACGTGAACATGGAGTTCCCCTGCTACATGTCGCGGACGATGCTGAGCGTGAAGCCGCTGGTATGTTTCCTACGCAATTGTCACACTCCCGGCGCAGATGCTGAAGCCTCGGCGGACGCACCTCTGGATGCCTCGCGGTTCTTTGGGAAACTGAACCCGGGGGAGACGTCTTCCATGTTTTCTGTCCCCCTGGCCGAACTGGCGCACCAATTGACTTCCCGCGAGGCGGAGTGCGACCGGTACGAGTCCAAGATCGTCCCCTGGGGCGGGCTATCCTGGAAGATCAACCATTTTTACTACCCTGTGGATAACCCGCGGGATGTGTCCTGGCTGCACACCATGCGTGATCTAAGTTCGGATGACAGCTCGGATGAGGGGGCACACACTACAAAGTGCAGAGACCTCTGGGGGCTCACTGCTAAGATCCTCATAGACGTGTCTACGGTTGCACTTGGAGAGCAACTTTCCCCCACAGGTGCAAGTATACCTGCAGGAGAGGGCCGGGACCGGTCCCTGGGCCACGAGGAGCTCATCTACGGGCTGCACGACCGCGCGGGCCAGTTCCAGCGCAGTGCGCGGTCGTCCTGGGAGACGCAGATGATCCGGGGCGACCCGACAGCACAGTTCAGCGACGTGTTCGACGCAGCGTTCCTCGCGCAATTGCAGCAAGAACACGGCGACTCGCTCGTCTTCTGA
- the PEP3 gene encoding tethering complex subunit PEP3 (similar to Saccharomyces cerevisiae PEP3 (YLR148W); ancestral locus Anc_8.359) has translation MEVTIEHVQLDFVRDRQQRLGHIASLNVCNDIFVFGLKTGQIYAIDLDVPSKVSSFNVPLVEGSEKLLALWVDAGASQCVVKTNFAKYYVLSVQDIIQGQGKTPGQGRGLVPLRKLVKQKHCDVRVVFWLDETKFICSTTKGDIFLIDMQTSDPSCTLLTNLDSAIDGLVYDRQRGRMIVAMSHTLMYWDIKDKDLSPVEVLQRGIPPTEQEKFEPLQYDSRRTFVFKGSKFAWVTDAGIIYGDLAQEGFDQGNKLGSLKMILSMELPDSPHHIKDLTISDYHVFILRGPTVLIINQLSNKVVFNETIYNDENQPEKIVGLTVDQTQSTFWCFSSRNVYEIILKGESKAVWKLLCEQGEYGEALALKDLNSWEYDYIQYQRGTAFMKNSDLLSAAKCFSECSSTSIGSMVLQLMQDSGDDSQDTTTAVQALLTNKLDKIMHSRDRVVPQILLSSWITWNFMNQMNKKDELMNTEKDQEKLTQLRDDISILKADFQSFLKRYLPCLDNDTVYQIILNQNRKAELLYFANLVNDVDYVISYWISQENWYESLKALQSSSSDESLYKYSNILLINAPEATVATWMKFKAADPVKLIPSMLTYFTKYQKSVMNQGTNVAFTYLEWYIDKFKPKEPIIYNTASYMLITGAGRDAVDTDKVIDLLEKLESKFDSHFVLRLSLKYKQTAISIHLFTQMKFFKEAMDLCLAKNRIDLAKKMLTNEDLAQDPAELKSLWLQLSKKLLYTDKNLENSQAIDVKQTIRSIIQESNGVIEIKDLLPIFDEFTTIANIKDELIKSLDDHSKSMQQISQDIRKWLHMKDEMQTDIEKFRERYQILEPGVSCDSCHRILQTRKFLVFPCGHCFHNDCLIKKILLSNDFMLKSQIENFQKRLARDKKYGQLTELESLMTTKCCLCSDLNINTLDNLVTVNQADIEKWSL, from the coding sequence ACGGCTGGGCCACATTGCGTCGCTGAACGTGTGCAACGACATATTCGTGTTTGGTCTCAAAACAGGACAGATCTACGCGATCGATTTGGACGTCCCATCTAAGGTGAGCTCCTTCAACGTCCCGCTTGTGGAGGGCAGCGAGAAACTGCTCGCTCTCTGGGTCGATGCAGGGGCATCGCAGTGCGTTGTAAAGACCAATTTCGCAAAGTACTACGTATTGTCCGTACAGGATATCATACAGGGCCAGGGGAAGACACCAGGACAGGGCAGGGGGCTGGTACCACTGCGTAAATTGGTTAAACAGAAGCACTGCGACGTCAGGGTCGTCTTCTGGCTTGATGAAACTAAATTCATTTGCTCCACGACTAAAGGTGATATATTCCTGATAGACATGCAAACATCTGATCCCAGCTGCACGTTGTTAACGAACTTGGACTCTGCGATCGACGGACTCGTATATGATCGCCAACGGGGACGTATGATTGTGGCAATGTCCCATACACTGATGTACTGGGACATTAAAGATAAAGACCTCTCACCGGTAGAAGTATTACAGAGGGGTATACCGCCAAcggaacaagaaaaatttgaacCTCTCCAATACGATAGCAGAAGGACATTTGTGTTTAAGGGCTCTAAATTTGCTTGGGTCACGGACGCTGGTATCATTTATGGTGACTTGGCTCAGGAAGGGTTTGATCAGGGGAACAAATTGGGCTCCTTGAAGATGATCCTCTCCATGGAATTGCCAGACTCGCCTCACCATATCAAAGACTTGACCATCTCGGATTACCATGTATTTATCTTGAGGGGGCCAACTGTGCTCATAATAAACCAGCTGAGTAACAAAGTTGTGTTCAACGAAACAATCTACAACGACGAAAATCAACCTGAGAAAATAGTGGGTCTCACGGTCGATCAAACGCAGTCCACATTTTGGTGCTTCTCATCGCGTAACGTTTACGAGATTATACTCAAGGGAGAGTCCAAGGCTGTTTGGAAATTGCTGTGCGAACAAGGCGAATATGGCGAAGCATTGGCTTTGAAAGACTTGAATTCGTGGGAATACGACTATATCCAGTACCAAAGAGGCACAGCATTCATGAAAAATTCTGACCTTCTATCTGCAGCGAAGTGCTTTTCGGAGTGTTCGTCAACTTCCATTGGATCAATGGTTCTACAGTTGATGCAGGATAGCGGGGATGATTCTCAAGACACGACCACTGCTGTCCAAGCATTGCTAACAAACAAGCTCGACAAGATAATGCATTCGAGGGATCGTGTAGTTCCACAAATTCTACTATCGAGTTGGATAACGTGGAACTTTATGAACcagatgaacaagaaaGACGAACTCATGAACACTGAAAAGGATCAGGAGAAATTGACCCAATTACGAGATGATAtatccattttgaaagCTGATTTCCAAAGTTTCCTGAAAAGGTACTTGCCATGTCTTGATAACGATACGGTATATCAAATAATCCTTAACCAAAATAGAAAAGCAGAACTGCTTTACTTTGCAAACTTGGTAAACGATGTGGACTACGTCATTTCGTATTGGATCAGTCAGGAGAACTGGTACGAATCGCTAAAGGCCCTACAatcctcttcctctgaTGAATCGTTATACAAATATTCTAATATCCTGTTAATCAATGCACCAGAGGCCACGGTCGCAACGTGGATGAAATTCAAGGCTGCGGACCCAGTGAAGCTGATACCGTCGATGCTCACCTATTTCACCAAGTACCAGAAATCGGTTATGAACCAGGGAACGAACGTTGCCTTCACCTACCTCGAATGGTACATTGACAAGTTCAAACCAAAGGAACCGATCATTTATAACACTGCATCGTACATGCTCATCACAGGTGCGGGGCGGGACGCAGTCGACACAGATAAAGTGATCGATTTACTAGAAAAACTTGAATCGAAGTTTGATTCACACTTCGTCTTGCGGCTGAGCCTTAAGTATAAGCAAACGGCAATTTCGATCCACCTTTTCACGCAAATGAAATTCTTTAAAGAGGCCATGGATTTGTGCTTGGCGAAGAACCGAATAGACCTtgccaaaaaaatgttaACCAACGAGGACCTAGCTCAAGACCCTGCAGAGTTAAAGTCGCTGTGGTTACAGTTGTCTAAGAAACTGCTGTACACTGACAAGAATCTGGAAAACTCTCAGGCCATTGATGTGAAGCAAACCATCCGCTCCATTATCCAGGAATCGAACGGAGTGATAGAGATCAAGGACTTGCTGCCCATATTTGACGAGTTCACAACGATTGCCAATATCAAGGATGAATTGATAAAGAGTCTGGATGATCACAGCAAGTCGATGCAACAGATCTCGCAGGATATTCGCAAATGGTTACACATGAAGGACGAGATGCAAACCGATATTGAAAAGTTCAGGGAGAGGTACCAAATTCTGGAACCCGGTGTCTCTTGTGATTCGTGTCATCGGATCTTGCAAACGCGGAAATTCTTGGTGTTCCCCTGCGGACACTGTTTCCACAACGACTGCCTCATCAAGAAAATTCTGCTGTCTAACGACTTCATGTTGAAGAGCCAGATTGAGAACTTCCAAAAGAGGCTGGCGCGGGACAAAAAATACGGTCAGCTGACTGAGTTGGAGTCCCTCATGACCACCAAGTGTTGTCTCTGCAGTGATCTGAACATCAACACGCTCGACAATTTGGTTACTGTGAATCAAGCCGATATAGAGAAGTGGAGTCTGTAA
- the KNAG0A02780 gene encoding uncharacterized protein (similar to Saccharomyces cerevisiae STB3 (YDR169C); ancestral locus Anc_8.363) codes for MEQRIEDYSVLEATAAAAGSGGVGVAAGGGAASLVTPAKLADLLMERGPLAIRYINQALTESVPLFKDLSTSKQRRLVMGAMELGDQERCMVFKKVGWGLWTVERVAPESFIEVRDATNRRNSKVRENVRENTDTTAKNEPAVPAVPAVPTVPTLSVPQRRKTVAKPTTQSDGGSPPHAMYIDENALASDDDDDDEDDHRNDIQAGEEDAGGKMYSFNRRASGVVYADRPSAEMFEQDLLAQKMRPLIKNRSRRSSSKNRPPVHLVPGTGAGTTGGAGSASASASAQDAKQRGKMYGSANSTSLELVAEAVPRRSSSRLSVSKESSIRSTLLAGQPQKPVFKPPPPPPAPAPAPAIEAAHEENAEHHSDTEDEDWEQLGPQELLRSGPAAPQSTDEAAQLLLSLNR; via the coding sequence ATGGAGcaacgaattgaagatTACAGTGTTTTGGAGGCTACCGCTGCGGCAGCCGGCAGTGGTGGAGTTGGAGTTGCTGCGGGCGGCGGTGCCGCATCGCTGGTGACTCCCGCGAAGCTGGCGGACCTGTTGATGGAGCGCGGTCCCCTGGCGATCAGGTACATCAACCAGGCGCTGACTGAGAGCGTGCCCCTGTTCAAGGACTTGTCGACGTCGAAGCAGCGGCGGCTCGTGATGGGTGCGATGGAATTGGGGGACCAAGAGCGGTGCATGGTGTTTAAGAAGGTCGGGTGGGGGTTGTGGACCGTGGAGCGCGTTGCACCGGAGAGTTTCATCGAGGTACGCGACGCAACGAACAGGAGGAACTCGAAGGTGCGCGAAAACGTGCGGGAGAACACGGATACTACGGCGAAGAATGAACCCGCGGTGCCTGCAGTGCCTGCAGTGCCCACAGTACCTACCTTGAGTGTACCGCAAAGGAGAAAGACGGTAGCGAAACCGACGACGCAGAGCGATGGTGGGTCGCCCCCACACGCGATGTACATAGACGAGAACGCACTGGCGTctgacgacgacgatgatgatgaggatgaccACCGCAACGATATTCAAGCGGGCGAGGAGGACGCTGGCGGGAAGATGTACTCTTTCAACCGGCGGGCGTCCGGAGTCGTGTACGCAGACCGCCCCAGTGCAGAGATGTTCGAGCAGGACTTGCTCGCGCAAAAGATGCGCCCGTTGATCAAGAACCGGAGCAGGCGGTCGAGTTCGAAGAACAGACCGCCCGTGCACCTCGTTCCGGGCACCGGTGCCGGCACCACAGGTGGCGCTGGCTCTGCCTCTGCCTCTGCCTCCGCGCAGGATGCCAAGCAGCGCGGGAAAATGTACGGCAGCGCGAACAGCACGAGTCTCGAGCTGGTCGCCGAGGCGGTGCCGCGCCGCTCGTCCTCGCGGCTCTCCGTCTCGAAGGAGTCGAGCATCCGGTCCACGCTGCTTGCGGGGCAACCGCAGAAACCCGTGTTCAAACCTccgcctcctcctccagcTCCCGCTCCTGCCCCTGCAATTGAAGCAGCACACGAGGAGAACGCAGAGCACCACTCGGACACGGAGGACGAGGACTGGGAGCAATTGGGGCCTCAGGAGTTGCTCCGCAGCGGTCCCGCGGCGCCACAGTCGACCGATGAGGCCGcacagctgctgctgtcgtTGAACAGGTGA
- the GID11 gene encoding Gid11p (similar to Saccharomyces cerevisiae YLR149C; ancestral locus Anc_8.362), whose amino-acid sequence MTTRSACWTRASDLTGTPGRGRRPVEVRRGRGRYRRHSMNHAGGVQTGCRGLPLGAQYRSATRKLVDFNFKPRCFAECGGLTACGGLVGSDDSGFPTNWNRLSREQELRTGEPLPPPSQPVRSRPAACSWTTATIRTPAFGRVSCPFTTRARSSRRQLCWASSSTTASHSPKGLKTTSTCTPAITTVTSISVISATGTPARERYSDLKFPLNNAALSHDGKTMLVSGDSNKFALYRQNELVNQFTLNYDSNIPGVNWGGKFAGGRVTRHTRFNLPDPSESIDQNIYVTRNGDHGFYNSFSENDSQFATLFQNGVCLLYDIRNTAAPLTEITSTRPHSHNGAFRVCRFSYGLDDLLFVSEHQGRVHVVDTRNFVNHQVIMIPDTLESASSQPSTENFDRMMASQMDANVNPRSRDSSSTSLSRRRASAPADTVEPWITPALSIPLKYLQPDIVPFPRVVDRIHSDFGDRYRPTSRGGSRGGSSRSLSSANRWDTNYDFSMPAPQQDTSTRDRSGFNVRRVSTSSAEKPQDQSLLAQHQRLIASPEGNPADDSPMVPFDGISDSRPFFSRRSNYLYGHDDTILDPLSQRHLHPYGSDFRYQSRGNQRTGTDFSESDFVDENNISGIDWVEDANGDSLVIGTDYGIFKWNVNSWARRSFSSYDFC is encoded by the coding sequence ATGACCACTCGATCCGCGTGCTGGACACGGGCCTCCGATCTGACCGGGACACCGGGGAGAGGCCGCAGGCCGGTAGAAGTCAGGAGGGGAAGGGGAAGGTACAGGAGGCACTCGATGAACCACGCGGGCGGTGTCCAGACAGGGTGCCGCGGGTTGCCCCTCGGGGCACAGTACAGGAGTGCTACGCGCAAGCTGGTCGACTTTAACTTCAAGCCGCGGTGTTTTGCGGAGTGTGGTGGGTTGACCGCATGCGGTGGGCTCGTTGGGTCTGACGACAGCGGGTTCCCGACGAACTGGAACCGGTTGAGCAGGGAGCAGGAGTTGCGCACGGGGGAACCCCTGCCGCCGCCGTCGCAGCCTGTCAGGTCGCGTCCAGCGGCGTGCTCATGGACAACAGCAACTATTCGAACTCCAGCATTTGGAAGGGTATCCTGTCCATTTACAACGAGAGCACGCAGTTCAAGACGACAGTTGTGCTGGGCcagttcatcaacaactgCGTCTCACTCTCCGAAAGGTCTCaaaacaacttcaacttgtACACCTGCAATAACGACAGTCACATCTATCAGTGTGATATCAGCAACAGGGACTCCAGCTCGTGAACGGTACTCGGACCTCAAGTTTCCCCTGAACAACGCGGCGTTATCGCACGACGGGAAGACGATGCTCGTCTCGGGGGACTCGAACAAGTTTGCACTGTATAGGCAAAACGAACTCGTCAACCAGTTCACACTCAACTACGACAGCAACATCCCGGGCGTTAACTGGGGAGGTAAGTTCGCGGGCGGTAGGGTCACAAGACACACTAGGTTCAATCTCCCAGACCCATCGGAATCCATCGACCAGAACATATACGTCACAAGGAACGGCGACCACGGGTTCTACAATAGCTTCTCAGAGAACGACTCGCAGTTCGCCACTCTGTTCCAAAACGGCGTGTGTCTGCTTTACGATATCAGGAACACTGCGGCTCCACTCACAGAGATCACTTCAACAAGACCTCACTCGCACAACGGTGCATTCAGGGTCTGCAGGTTCAGCTACGGGCTCGATGACCTCTTGTTCGTCTCAGAACACCAGGGGAGGGTCCACGTGGTAGACACAAGGAACTTCGTCAACCACCAGGTGATCATGATTCCAGACACCCTCGAATCCGCCTCCTCGCAACCGTCAACGGAAAACTTCGACAGAATGATGGCTTCGCAAATGGACGCGAACGTCAACCCAAGATCGCGTGACTCGTCGTCCACCTCACTAAGCAGGAGGAGGGCTTCAGCACCGGCAGACACGGTCGAACCATGGATCACTCCGGCGCTTTCGATCCCCTTGAAGTACCTCCAGCCAGATATTGTCCCCTTCCCGAGAGTTGTCGATAGGATTCACTCAGATTTCGGGGACAGATACCGCCCAACATCCCGCGGCGGGTCCCGCGGTGGATCTAGCAGGTCGCTTTCCTCAGCGAACAGGTGGGACACAAACTACGATTTTAGTATGCCCGCGCCACAGCAGGACACTTCAACCCGCGACAGGTCCGGCTTCAACGTCAGAAGAGTCTCTACGTCCTCTGCGGAGAAACCGCAGGATCAGTCTCTATTGGCGCAGCACCAACGATTGATTGCGAGTCCTGAGGGTAACCCAGCGGATGATTCACCAATGGTACCCTTCGATGGCATTTCAGACTCGAGACCATTTTTctcaagaagatcaaaCTACCTCTACGGACATGACGATACCATCCTTGACCCGCTATCCCAGCGCCATCTGCACCCTTACGGGAGTGACTTCCGCTATCAATCGCGCGGCAACCAAAGAACGGGCACTGACTTCTCGGAATCCGATTTCGTCGACGAAAACAACATCTCCGGGATTGATTGGGTCGAGGACGCCAACGGCGACTCCCTCGTCATCGGCACTGACTACGGTATCTTCAAATGGAACGTCAACTCctgggcaagaagaagcttCTCTAGTTACGATTTTTGCTAG